A portion of the Rhodococcus pseudokoreensis genome contains these proteins:
- a CDS encoding MFS transporter, with amino-acid sequence MSSVTPDSKSYTDPEVRSEALEKSTIRAVSIRVLPIMFLLYFFAFVDRASLGFAQLHMGTELSIDPAIFGLAASAFFVGYILLEIPSSVLLDKFGARIWMTRIGVSWGIVTILTGFVQNHTQLIVARVLLGVAEAGLAAGIYLFTMKLYPMRHRAKATALILLGAPIAGALTGPISGVILDHADWFGISSWRWIFILTGIPPLLLGIVTYKWLTDRPSEMPWLTDEQRSWLVAAVEADPTTSAHKGNPIVAALRNRTVLLLGLVQFLTASATYGLVYWTPQIMKGLAGNVSATTLGLLVFVPAACGAVMMYVNGWHSDRTGERLFHTTFCQIVAASSLLLLPLAAAHSYSLAFLLLILATAAIYAFAPSFWAIPQKIFNGPRAATLIASVTTIGQLSGLLSPYIFGLFTKSTGNTNAGVIYLGAGVLVAAALLLAFRRRWQVVA; translated from the coding sequence ATGAGCAGCGTGACACCCGACTCCAAGAGTTACACCGATCCAGAAGTGAGATCCGAGGCACTCGAGAAGTCGACAATCCGTGCGGTGTCGATTCGCGTCCTCCCGATCATGTTCTTGTTGTACTTCTTCGCTTTCGTCGACCGCGCCTCGCTAGGCTTTGCACAGCTGCACATGGGCACGGAACTGTCGATCGACCCAGCCATCTTCGGTCTGGCCGCCAGCGCCTTCTTTGTCGGATACATCCTGCTCGAGATACCCAGCAGCGTATTGCTCGACAAGTTCGGCGCCCGAATCTGGATGACCCGAATCGGTGTCTCCTGGGGAATAGTCACGATCCTGACCGGCTTCGTTCAGAATCACACCCAGCTCATCGTGGCACGGGTTCTGCTGGGTGTAGCAGAAGCCGGCCTCGCGGCTGGCATCTACCTCTTCACGATGAAGCTCTACCCAATGCGACACCGGGCGAAGGCGACTGCACTCATCCTCCTCGGTGCCCCGATCGCAGGTGCCCTCACCGGGCCCATCTCCGGCGTCATCCTCGACCATGCCGATTGGTTCGGCATCTCCAGCTGGCGCTGGATCTTCATCCTGACCGGTATTCCCCCCCTGCTACTGGGCATCGTCACCTACAAGTGGCTGACCGACAGGCCGAGCGAGATGCCTTGGTTGACCGACGAGCAGCGCTCCTGGCTGGTCGCGGCAGTCGAAGCCGACCCCACGACATCGGCACACAAGGGAAACCCGATCGTCGCAGCGCTGCGCAATCGCACCGTCCTATTGCTCGGCCTGGTCCAGTTCCTTACTGCCAGTGCGACTTACGGTCTGGTGTACTGGACGCCTCAGATCATGAAGGGACTGGCGGGCAATGTCTCCGCGACGACACTTGGCCTTCTCGTTTTCGTACCCGCAGCGTGTGGGGCCGTGATGATGTATGTAAATGGATGGCATTCTGACCGCACGGGAGAACGACTCTTCCACACCACTTTCTGCCAGATCGTTGCCGCGTCATCACTACTGCTTCTGCCATTGGCTGCGGCTCATAGCTACTCTCTGGCATTCTTGCTGTTGATTTTGGCTACAGCCGCCATCTACGCATTCGCCCCGTCCTTCTGGGCGATCCCGCAGAAAATCTTCAACGGACCCCGCGCCGCGACACTGATAGCCAGCGTTACCACGATCGGCCAACTCAGCGGCCTCCTCTCGCCGTACATTTTCGGACTCTTCACCAAGAGCACCGGCAACACTAATGCCGGCGTGATCTACCTCGGAGCAGGAGTACTCGTCGCCGCCGCGCTCCTCCTCGCGTTTCGCCGGCGATGGCAAGTTGTCGCGTGA
- a CDS encoding enoyl-CoA hydratase/isomerase family protein, whose translation MPQVTLQVDDAVATITLDQPARLNAMTLPMWQAFRGLLEEVADSSEIRALVLTGAGENFCSGMDVVGSAVEAHPMRRLQVTNRAVLALHNLRVPTIARLDGVAVGAGANLALGCDLVIASNRARLSQIFTHRALSVDSGGSWILPRLIGLHRAKELCFLGDMISAERARELGLYANVVPAAELDEAVAELAARLAAAPPVALQQTKRLLNEGYSATFEQALESELRSQSTNLQGEDSAEAFDAFRTKRTPTFTGGGYRNNAPSLRTEIG comes from the coding sequence ATGCCGCAGGTCACCCTTCAGGTCGATGATGCCGTTGCCACCATCACGCTGGACCAGCCTGCTCGCCTCAATGCCATGACACTGCCGATGTGGCAAGCCTTCCGTGGCCTGCTCGAAGAGGTCGCCGACAGCAGTGAGATCCGCGCGCTGGTCCTCACCGGTGCCGGTGAGAATTTCTGTTCCGGCATGGATGTGGTGGGTAGTGCTGTCGAAGCGCATCCGATGCGCCGTCTTCAGGTGACCAACCGGGCCGTTCTCGCGCTGCACAACCTTCGGGTTCCGACCATCGCTCGTCTCGACGGGGTCGCAGTCGGAGCCGGCGCCAATCTCGCGTTGGGGTGCGATCTGGTGATCGCCTCGAATCGGGCTCGTTTGTCGCAAATCTTTACGCATCGAGCCTTGTCGGTCGATTCAGGTGGCTCGTGGATCCTTCCGCGGCTCATCGGGTTACACCGAGCAAAGGAACTCTGCTTCCTAGGTGACATGATTTCCGCTGAGCGCGCTCGAGAACTGGGCTTGTACGCGAACGTGGTGCCGGCGGCGGAGCTGGACGAGGCGGTGGCCGAGTTGGCGGCTCGCCTCGCTGCTGCACCGCCGGTCGCGTTGCAGCAGACGAAGCGTCTGCTCAACGAAGGTTACTCGGCGACTTTCGAACAGGCGCTGGAAAGCGAACTCCGCTCGCAGAGTACCAATCTGCAGGGCGAGGACTCGGCCGAGGCATTCGACGCGTTCCGCACCAAACGAACTCCGACCTTCACAGGCGGTGGGTACCGCAACAACGCGCCATCGCTACGCACCGAGATCGGCTGA